The DNA region AACCCATAGATTTTTCGAGGTGCAACATGGCTGATACAACAAAGACTATGACCTGCGAGGCCCCGCCGGAGCAGATCAAGTACGCGAATATTCTGTTCTGGGGCGCGTGGCTCGGCATTCTGTTCATGATCATAACCTATCTGATCTACATCCTCGGCATCTTCACGCCGGCCGTGCCCATGAAGGACGTCACGTCCAACTGGACCAAGCCGCGCATCAAGGTGGAGGCCCACGGTCCGCACGGCGAGATCGAGGCGTTCAAGATCTGCGGCAAGGAAGTGGAGTGCTCCGCGGACGACCCCGACGTTGTCGGCGGCGTCACCGCCTATCTGCTTATCACCGGCTCCCCCTCCGGGTGGGACTGGGCCAAGCAGCTGGGCAAAGGCGACTTCCTCAACTTCCTGCCCATCGCGTTCCTCGCGATACTCACGATCATCTGCTATTTTACATTGAT from Oceanidesulfovibrio marinus includes:
- a CDS encoding DUF1634 domain-containing protein, with amino-acid sequence MADTTKTMTCEAPPEQIKYANILFWGAWLGILFMIITYLIYILGIFTPAVPMKDVTSNWTKPRIKVEAHGPHGEIEAFKICGKEVECSADDPDVVGGVTAYLLITGSPSGWDWAKQLGKGDFLNFLPIAFLAILTIICYFTLIPAYIRCGDYVFAGIVVAEILVLATAASGLVGGGGH